A window of Populus trichocarpa isolate Nisqually-1 chromosome 17, P.trichocarpa_v4.1, whole genome shotgun sequence genomic DNA:
tagattttcttttcttttctttttcagcgACCTGCAGTTCCAGTCCTTCATGCAATAAGTTTTAAAGCCTCTCTTCCTTACCGGTAGGGCAATCTTCTCTCATGGCCTTCACCTCCCGCCCGGCCCGGAAATAGAACCCAGCCCTCTATTTCTTAAAGCAGGGGATCCAGAGCCCCTTCTATTGCATAACCTAAAAAGGCTATGAACAAAGTACCCAAGTGGTTGCGGGAACGAGACGCTTTGGTTACCGGCGAACGCTTCCAAAGGCGACCCCTTCGAGTTTCCGGCTGTTTCCTAGATTGAAGTAGCCTTTCGTCGCCCGAAAGAATATCTAAGGACTTCCATTGGAACTGTTTATATTCTTCAAGAAAACTAGACAGCTATTATTCTCCATTGCATTTCATTAGATTACCAGTGCCCAGCAAGGGGGACTTTTTATCACTCGTCTTTCTACAAGTGAGACTCTTCCATACCGTACCACATCGCTATTGATTTAGTTTATGAATGAGTTGATAAACCGAGTTCATCTAACAAAGACACTTTGCTTATCTAGAAGATACTTGAGCAGCAACGCTAATGCACATGCCAGGCATCTTGCTACATTAGGAATCGCCTGCCTCTAGCAGGAAACTATGCTAGGCACGCTTTCAAACAAAGCTTACCATCCAAATCAGCCGAGGAAACCAAAAATGGAAGGCTAGGCTCAAGACATTGACCATGAAACTGCGAAAGGTACGACAGTTTCAACAAGGGCATTGACTTCCATTTATCATCAGCATCGGCAAGACATATACTCAAACAGGACAACATTCACATGTGCATGTTCATAGCGTTCATGATCTTTTAATACAGGGAAAAAAGACGATTCACAATCGAGACAAATTCAGTCATCAACAGGATCCTGAGGAGTTTCATCAGCTCTACGCTTAATTGAGATCACTGGACATTCAGCATGCTTCTGGCAAAATTCACTCACTGTTCCCACAAAAACCCTGCAGGATAGATCAACACGAGAGATTTCAAGATAACTGGGATCCCATTCAAAAGTACAGACATGAAAGCACATGCCAGTGCATTTAAGGAAACATTTGATATGTGGAATTTCTAGTAAAGTCATCATTGAAAAGTGTCAAGCATTCCATGAATGCAAGGACTGAGCAAACCTCTGAAAAGGGCCAAGACCGCGACTTCCAACAACCAGGAGATCTGGCTGGACTCGTTTTACTTCATGGCAAATTACTTCCTTGGGATCTCCTTTCTTGATCCATGCTTCACAGGCAACCTAGAAGCATtcaatggaaagaaggtgaagcTAAAACTAAACGATTAAATACAACCAGTCCAGTTCATTGATGTGAAAAGTGGAAATGAAGATAGAAGTGAGGTCATGCGTAGGAAATTGACTATTACCCCAATCTCATGGCATCTATTGACAAAGTACTCCAGCAGATGAAGTCCCCTGGTCCTATCCCTATgcttcatgtttttaaaatcctCAGGTGAGGCATACAAACTATCCATGTCATCAAAACCTATTGAAAAGAAAGtgttagaagaagaagaagaagaagaagaaatagttGCAAATTTAGGAATAAGCATAAATGGAGGTTTCACAAGCTGTCCATAGCAGTTGTGTTGCTTCATTTTTTCACATTTCTAAAGAAAGCTAACATATCATCTTCGAAACGAAAAACGCTGAAATATGAACACAGTTGAATTTAAAGAACACAATTAAAtgattacaaggaaaaaaaaaatatgatccgtcagattatttggatttttgtttttctttatccaATTCCAAAGCACATCTCACTTCAAAAACCCTAAAGAAATTCGAtaaagtttatttaataaaaagagagGGAGATGTAGAGAACCATCCTCGTCAGGGACTTGAACATGGAGGAAAAGAAGCTTAAAACCAGAGGTATTGGATCGAACGATCTTTTGAAGAGTCCAATCAAAAGCTCCTCTGCTACTAATCGATGCGTGTGGATACCCTTTTATTGTTGACTCGTTCACTCCCATCATTATCCGAGTTGCCTCAGCACCTTCCATCTTCTCTAGGTAACTCACTCActctcctcttctctctctctctctctctctctctcacttcaTATAAGCACAGGGGAGGCGTTGTTTCGCAATTATTGGGGCCCTAGAGGAGTCGAGCAATCTAATGGGCGTAGTGTACATATACAGGAGTGGGATAGTTTTCAAGGGAGGAGCTGTTACTAACGTGCGCTTCAGGCAGTTAACGCAATTacttgtttttaaagtgttttttgtacCGATATGcatcaaatgatattttttaagtttttgtatactaatatgtatcaaaatgatatttttttaattttttaaaaattatttttaagatcaacgcatcaaaacgatccaaaacttataaaaaaattaatttttaacaaaaaaaacaatttaaatttttgtggAACGCGGTTTgtaccgcgttcccaaacggtgctagcttcttcttttttttcaaaatttttttataaaaaaattaaattaaaatttatttatttatttattttaaattaattattttaatatttttaaattattttgatgtgctaatattaaaaataattttttaaaaatatatatatattattttaatatattttaaaataaaaaatattttaaaaagttaccGCTTCTTAAATTTTAACGATAAATTTTATAGAGTATCTAACtactcatatttattttaaactagATAGACACAATAAGAAGACAGAaggttaagattttttttatatatttattggattttaaattttattttttcaatcatcaACTATATTAGTTTaccataaattattttcaaattggcACCGCCATCTAGTCTTCTTTCAATTATATCTTCCCTGCTGTTAGTAGAATCTCTTTATTCCTTTAAACTTGGGTTATATTTGTGTTGATCTAATATGTAAAAATAGAGCAATCAACCTTATACTAATTAGCTAATTAATCATCAATTTTTAACCAATTATtctatttgttcattgtttttctttctttcgatAAGGAGAAgctaaaattttgaattcaatctaacaaaaaacaaatagcaatctcATAAAACTAAATAGAACATGGGTGTTCCAAGatcttaaactttaaaaaatatatatttattccaAGTAGCACCGCACAAgaacaagaataaataaataaaaaaacatgaataaaaaagaaaaggataaataaagtaagaaaataagtaaatatatataaaaaaaaaacaagagttgTAAATAAACACAATGTTAGAAAAAAGATAGATTGagtaaattacaaaaaagaatttgTATATATAGAGTTGATCATCTTACCAAATAGTTGGATGAGCCTATTTATATAgtataatgtttaagttttatctaaacatcaaattttaatccaatataaattatttatatcagATAAAGAGCTTACATATTTAATCTTACCACAATCTAAACTTCTCCTTACTAATAATCACATGAATCATAACTAATAAAGATTTATAGATAATGTTAGTTTAGAAAATATAAGACTTGGTTGTTGGTCGACCATAAGTTCTTACTAGTTGATTTTAACagtctctatctttttttttgttgtattgtCTTCACAATTATTGTCTAAATCATGCAGTTGGCCAAGTTTAGCTTTAAAAAAGCAAGGAAAAGTGAATACCATATTTGTAGATATGTTTCATCATGGTCATTTGTCTCTATATCATAAAGAATTTTCAATATGTTATCTTCTTTGTAGGTTGTCTATATGGCCTGAGCCTAGACTTGATTGGTAATGGATGCTTGACCAAACTTATGTCTAAACCAAGCATTTTATTATaatcccaagaaaaaaagttttattagtGTGTAGTCGTAATACTAgatctttttaaaaatcttcTAGTAAAGTTTCActtataaatattgatttaagcCAACCATTAGTTCccaaattaactttaattaacGGATCCTAAATTTCATCTTATCCATCATCCATCATTGgttatgttgaaagaataatagTCATTTCAAGTACGATCAATTAATAATCATGATGCATTTCcatcaaacaaatttttttcttgtctttaatACATATACAAGCTTTGTTAAAAGCTTGAACACATGCAACTAAGTTGTAGtgaatcatttattaaaatgtttCAAATCCCTAGTCATTACCTTTCAAATACAAGTTATTTGGCCTAGCAAAATCTGCCATTAATTTTCACATATATGATGTCTTTTTGCTTACTAAAAAGTTGATTGGGCGACAATATTATTCACacctattaattaaattgagcCTACATCATTGTTATACAACCATGTATTTTTCATCTCTGAATTTACCATGATTGGCTTATTATATGTTTTAACTATCTTAGTTGACCCATCTAttaatcaaaacatcaaagtttGATATAAGGATGACCATATGCACATGTTAGTGTATATCTAATCTTACTAAAATAAGGcgttataactttttttttgcttcaaccataaaaaaaaattatattaaaggtCTTGGATCTAATAGTTAGATCCACTTGTAACATTCCTACAATCTCTCTTATGACCCCTGAAAAATTTGACATATCATTCCAGATGGGctcatatcaattttattgcaaccaatcttattttttatttgtataggATTATTGCAATGTCGCGgtcatacaaattaattatcatagcttaaacaaacaagataatatagagcaagTAAGAGGTCAATCCCACGAGAAAAATCTAGTTCAGGTCATTATGCTAAATGATTCAAAGTTGGGGAGTTTTGAAGTTATCTACGTTATGCTatggtaaacaaaataaaataatcaagctaaattaaataaatctaaaacttaTTAAGAGAAAAACCTTGGTCTCAAGTAAATGTTTACCTACggaaatcaaaattgatcacTATAACGATATGTcattttatattctgaatatttatatttccttAACATTAGTCAGTTAACCGATTCGTAGTGTAACTAACCTTAACCATTAAAAAACCATAGTGTTCGcaataataatttcattcaatggcagccttaagaattAGATAAGTTgataaatctagacaacatacTTGTCTGCAGTCTATGTTCGATTTAGTTGAATATTTTCCCTAAGATTAACACCGTAgatccgccataattattaaacttagtcgcttcacaagtttaaatatcacaactctggttttgatagcaaacttagcaatagattggttTAGAATAATAGCTTAGAGTCCGATctaacaatcataggaaataagcatagaaaaacattcatactcatcatataaactggaAATAAAAGATCGAATAGATCtcatagtttttgaaatttgaaggttTCTGTATCCTttcaagtaagaaaaataacttagcattgcatgtctattgaaaaactaaaaaataaaagagatgaaaGCATAATTTTCGGTTATAGAAGAAAAGGGTgagagttttcttcttctttctggccgtctcctctcctctttctttctctctttctttttatttgatagaaaaCCCTAATCTCCACATCATTCCAATCCAtttgtacaaaaaataaaaataattctttttaaagtaGACAATCTACATTTAAGTAgtacaataactatttttctaaagaagaaaaaatagtcttgcctaaaatcttcaagctttgactttggaCTTAGAGAAGTTAAATTGCCCAAATAAAGACCTTTTCCATACGAAGAAACAATTTccatgtcggtttggatgctttggaagtaagttggacttgtttcttcacaaaacatgTCTGCTGAAATAATTTATAGgttgtcttaaaaaaatcatatctctcttatataagcttttttttttgctgaaatgTGGCATTTGATAGGTATTTGAGTTAGGAATacaaaaaattgagttttcatcaaatgaacttctctaactcaagatattcaagtcggaatacCTAAAGGTCAAAATTGATAGAATGtgagatttgtctttgaaggctaCGATTTTCAtgccctttcttttttatttttctttccatatatttatagaaaggtatggatgttagctttctaattccactagaatcacttcatttcataGCTCAAGTTCTGAATAAAACATCGATCAAATGTTAAATTTGCCAATATTTGACATGGGTTGAAACATGGTCTAaattttatctccaatttactccttttcaaatcttatatCCAAAAGttccttcaaaacataaaataaagattatcaaggcattttatatatagaacatggacaaaatactaggtaaatgtaagtaaaactattaaataatatggttacatcaaagaCTAAGAGCAATCTTGTCTagtattgattgattttatatgCCTCTTGTTAATAGCCTAAATGGTCTATTCAACattcaaaacttttttctttagtAAGGTGTAtggatttatattatttttccttacTAATGTGTTTTAGCATTGCATTCTTCTAAAATGAGCTTTGAACATTTGTCGTTgttttcatctcttttctaaattaaaGAGATGTTAGCATTTACTAACAATGTCATCATATTCCTCCTTACTAGGTTTGCATGATTTCTATTATGGCTAGTGTTTATGCCACTCATTATTAACTAGTCTCTTAAGTCTAAATATTTTTCCCTATCACTAAGTCACAACGTATTCATCTTTGCCTACCTATACCTTCATCTTTTGGAAGGATGGTATAGTAGGTAGGGCATTTGCATGCCTCATAAAAAGTTATATCTTGAACTTCTATCATCACCTTTTTATCTTTGTCATGatctatatatttcttaatagtATTAGTATCCATGACTAATTCTAACCTTTATCGTGGTTGATACATTTTATAATTCTTCTTTTACAAtaagtcattttattatattgttatccactttcatttttttatctaaaaagcAAATGTGTCTGACCTCTAATGCATtttgaatttggtttttaaagACAACACAACTATTAACATAATATCTCCATGAGTCATGCCACTTCTAATACTTCTTTCCTTTAATCTAATCAATAATAAACATTGTATGGTTTCTAATGAGTTTGATTTCCTCTTATATATTAGATGGTCAAACATTTCTTTACGttttttgatatcaaaagagtactttttattatcatcgacaattttagtagtttttgcttgttttctactAGGTTTCATTAGCccttttaagcttttttaataTAGCTAACTCaaattgtcttctttctttaagTTTTATGATTGAAATTAGCTATTGTTGGACTTCCTCAATCTTTTTATTACATTATGAGGCAGTCATTAAATGTGTGATTGCATTGTCATTCAAGCTTTTTTAGGGTTTggattatattttctctttcttttaaacCCAAGTTCTTAGTTGTAGCATTTCACACATTCAATTTGCATTTATGACCTTGTCAAGCATGTGGCTTTGATATGTTTCAGTCATATTTACCATTCATTTTTCATCAAAGaacctttttatttaacataaagGAAAGTGTGGAGATTCTGTGGTTTTAAGAAGTGGTTTGGTCTtgggttttattgtttttttttcacatgtagAAGTTcacattttatagttttgagaGAGAGGTATGTTTTTCTTAGAAGAGGTAGATACATGGCAATGGGTAGAAAGATCTTCTCTTGAATATCcatggtttttctcttatttgtgCCAATTCTTTACTCGcgtgactttatttttttaggtatgTATAGGGTGTGTTGTTATAAAAAGAAAGCTTGGTTTCGCTttagaaagatgagacaatCTCATAGTTAGGTATATAACCAAAAAGGCAATACCTTTAAGTGtttatgagattaaaaaaaaaaaggttataagAAACCTGATTGTGTTCACTTTATGATgtcttgcttttattttcttagttgcAAACTATATTTGACAAGAATAAGTTTTTAACTTTGGGGTAAAGCTTGTTGAAgtgtttgttgtttctttttggtttttaatcaTGTAAAACCATTGGTAGAGGAAAGAAAGGTAGTTCATAAGTTTAACAAGGACAAGCTCTTTGGCAACAAGAAATCACCTATGTAAGTCTTCTTCAAAGTTTTGGTTATGGTAAGCTCTTATGCATGGTTCCATATGGTAAAGCATGGAAGATTACATGATACTTTTAGGGAGAAGAGAGCATTTAGAATTGGTTTCCATATAGGTGAAAATGCTAGTAAGGCATAACCCTTTTTCTTGATAGcctagttttatgtaaaaagaACATATTTAGTCCCTACTATTCAACACCCAAAACATGGAGAAGGATGTCACTTGTACATGGTGATTTGCCAATGGATGAGGGCATATCAGTGTCggttatagatttttttttaatttttttttaaattgtaacaTGGTATAAGATCTCTAAAGTTTTTGTTTCCTTAAATCATTAAATCATGCAATGGGATGGTGGTAGTAGAGTTTAGAGAGTTGTAGagatttccttttgtttcatttctatgtaaaaagaagaagcatacaTGGATGTTGGCctttcttgtgtgtgtgtgtgtgtgtgatgtaTGTATGTGCGCGCTCGTGCTTCCTAAGTTTATTGACGATAGATTGTAATCTGGTGCATGAGATTTAAGGTTTGTATATACATGAAGCTTTTAGTTGGTATATAGTTTAGGTTCTTCTTACCTTTGTCCACTGATAATTATatgctcattttttattttgtgatattaaagaattattctGTTAAGATTCTTTTTGTTAATATCGCATATGGTTAAGTCtctttctcatatatatatatatatatataaactaaaaaatattcttgcatgttttgatttttgatttttgatttttgatctTGTTTAgcatttttgcaaaaaaaaaaaatatctattgcATGCATTTTGGAGTTTTATAACAAGTTTATAAAACTCATTGAAGTTTGGCTCACATTAAAAGGTTTATAGGGCTGATATTCCCAAAATCTTTAAAAAGCTCATATTAGTTTTCTAAAAACCCATTTAAAGAATGTTTTGCTATTCACATTTGATATTTAAGGTAAACGAACTGAATACATATCATTTCCTTGGATATTAAGAGGAGTAGTGCatcctcttgattttttaaacaataaaatttctaGTCCAATATTCATTAGTAACAAAATCAGAAGTATTAAATTTTCAATCTAATAgtcattaataacaaaattgagAGTATTAAATTTTCAGTCTAACATTTTCCGATAACAAATCAGGAGTAGTAagaagatttttaatttaatatttaaagattaTAACTGAATATGAATTGGGAGTATTAAGTCTTCATTCAACAAATATTGCAAGTGAAACCCCAGTGATATAATACAGGTGAGCCTCATCAAGGCACCTTCTAAGAACCTTTCCTATGATTTAAGTTGGGTTTAATGAGCCCAACATAGACCCATAGATCATTTATTGACATCACTTGATCGATAATTAATCAGAAGTTATAACCAAGAGTGACCAATCTTAGAATTGTCAATTCATCAAGTGTTATCCAAAGGTAATAActagaaatggaaaaaataaaccaaattttAGAATGGCTAAGTTTAAACTAACAATTAGGTGTTAACTCATTGCAATAAACTCATTATCATCTTGTAAATAGACCACCGGTAAACTAGACATAACAAATTATTAggaatataagaaaaaattagcAACGTAATTTACCTCAGATAAGATGCTTTAGGGTGATAGTATCTTATCTCTAGCATAAATAATCACTTACCATAGATCTTTgttgactagttagggttttaaatgaccataatactaggtgacgacttctctttttatttttaccctattttccaaacataaaacaattttttatttttatgggctCGCTACAATTTGGGTGCAACAATGTCTGTGAAAACAAGAATGTTCTTGTTTGGATACACTTACTTCTTCTACACGAATATGCTTCTCTATTGCTTGTTGTACTATAAGGAGAGTTTTGTCTAGGAAGGCGTGTAGTCATTTCCACATGGAATAATTATGAATTCCATTTATTAATGCCTCTATAGCAACAAGTCCAATCAATCCTTCCACCTTAAGCATCTCCTTGTTAAATCTCTTCATTTTCACTTTATGATGAGTAATGGAAAAAAGTTTAGTTGAGCTTTTTTTAACAAGTATACTAATGCTAAAACATGCAATGACGTTATTacttaagtaaaaaaaactaaagatatAACTAAGTTCTAAGACATGGTATCAGACTCATATAAATCCATAAAATATAATGGAAAGGATTTTACACATAGCATTGCTATCGTGTATTACCAACTCAAGGTTACTCCTAACATTTTGTACATACTCTCAAAGGTTAGTGAGCCCATTATAGTTATCCAGATTCATCTTCGTGGTGTTAAAGTCCTTT
This region includes:
- the LOC7496651 gene encoding universal stress protein A-like protein — encoded protein: MEGAEATRIMMGVNESTIKGYPHASISSRGAFDWTLQKIVRSNTSGFKLLFLHVQVPDEDGFDDMDSLYASPEDFKNMKHRDRTRGLHLLEYFVNRCHEIGVACEAWIKKGDPKEVICHEVKRVQPDLLVVGSRGLGPFQRVFVGTVSEFCQKHAECPVISIKRRADETPQDPVDD